The following proteins are co-located in the Acidimicrobiia bacterium genome:
- a CDS encoding cobalamin-dependent protein (Presence of a B(12) (cobalamin)-binding domain implies dependence on cobalamin itself, in one of its several forms, or in some unusual lineages, dependence on a cobalamin-like analog.) produces MSSDPSQIASIRLAVTTSLIEGDAGGAFHLVRDLLAQGVPFDVVLFDVVAAAHADFGRRWQDGDYRIADEHAATGTVETVVALLAGSFDLPDDGDPIVVAAAEGDHHSLPARLASAHLLALGYRVRYLGSNMDAADLAAFLGDDPPAALILSCAMSTLLPGARASVRAAHRAGVPVLSGGPGFGPNGVWAYSVGADAWVASPREIDDVLRSWEPDIEVAEQLVQPEHPESASIDKHREDILAAAVGTLDWPGRRIRSELALLLQAVEAALLVDDPSLVSGFTAWQSSLLSSHGYAAQVPADLRRALAAGLAAVAPGAAGLLDG; encoded by the coding sequence ATGAGTTCTGACCCATCCCAGATTGCGTCGATTCGTCTAGCGGTGACCACCTCGCTCATCGAAGGAGACGCAGGCGGCGCCTTTCACCTGGTCCGCGACCTCCTCGCCCAAGGTGTTCCTTTCGACGTCGTTCTGTTCGATGTCGTCGCGGCCGCCCACGCCGACTTCGGGAGGAGATGGCAAGACGGCGACTACCGGATAGCCGACGAGCACGCGGCAACCGGGACGGTCGAGACCGTGGTCGCACTGCTGGCCGGATCGTTTGACCTGCCCGACGACGGCGACCCCATCGTCGTCGCCGCCGCAGAGGGCGACCACCACTCGCTGCCGGCCAGACTCGCCTCCGCCCATTTGCTGGCCCTCGGGTATCGGGTCCGCTACCTGGGGTCCAACATGGATGCCGCCGATCTCGCCGCCTTTCTCGGGGATGATCCACCGGCGGCTCTGATCCTTTCCTGCGCGATGTCGACACTCCTTCCCGGCGCCCGGGCGAGTGTTCGCGCCGCGCACCGCGCCGGTGTCCCGGTGCTGAGCGGCGGGCCCGGTTTCGGCCCCAACGGTGTCTGGGCCTATTCCGTCGGCGCCGACGCCTGGGTTGCCTCGCCCCGTGAGATCGACGACGTGCTGCGATCCTGGGAGCCCGACATAGAGGTTGCCGAGCAGCTGGTGCAGCCGGAACATCCGGAGTCGGCGTCGATCGACAAACACCGCGAGGACATACTGGCGGCCGCCGTCGGCACCCTGGACTGGCCCGGCCGGAGGATCCGCAGCGAACTCGCCCTGCTGCTGCAGGCCGTCGAAGCGGCACTGCTGGTCGACGATCCGTCTCTCGTGTCGGGCTTCACGGCGTGGCAGTCGTCTCTGCTGTCGTCCCACGGATATGCCGCACAGGTCCCGGCAGATCTGCGGCGCGCACTGGCCGCCGGATTGGCCGCGGTGGCTCCGGGTGCCGCCGGTCTGCTCGACGGCTAG
- a CDS encoding thioesterase family protein, with product MLAVSDAVYVRDGEWFVPTRLAGGPWSADAQHGGPPSALLAGAIERVEPAGMFVSRVTVELLRPVQMVPHRIEVEVLRQGKRVQLIGARLSSADGEVARATALRIRTDDAIDPGPSIHSTGPPAPPSTGIERPFFEGFRHFFADAIEVRYLAGGADLPGPATAWIRLSAPLVEGEEPSPLQRVVVAADTGNGISSELGFQEHVFINPDLTVYLHRELVGEWVLLDAVTDISAGTGLAQSALSDEQGSIGRSLQALYVDRR from the coding sequence ATGCTCGCGGTGAGCGACGCTGTCTACGTACGAGACGGGGAGTGGTTCGTTCCCACTCGCTTGGCGGGGGGACCGTGGTCCGCCGATGCACAGCACGGTGGTCCGCCCAGCGCTCTGCTGGCCGGAGCCATCGAACGCGTCGAACCGGCGGGGATGTTCGTATCTCGAGTCACCGTCGAACTTCTCAGACCGGTGCAAATGGTCCCGCACCGAATCGAGGTCGAGGTGCTGCGACAGGGCAAGCGGGTCCAACTGATCGGCGCCCGCCTCTCGTCTGCGGACGGTGAGGTCGCCAGAGCGACGGCGCTGCGTATCCGCACCGACGACGCCATCGACCCCGGCCCGTCGATTCACTCAACCGGTCCGCCCGCCCCGCCGTCGACCGGCATCGAACGCCCGTTCTTCGAGGGATTCCGGCACTTCTTCGCCGATGCCATCGAGGTCCGCTATCTGGCCGGCGGTGCGGATCTCCCCGGACCGGCAACGGCCTGGATCCGGCTGTCCGCTCCTCTCGTCGAGGGAGAGGAACCGAGCCCTTTGCAGCGGGTGGTCGTGGCCGCCGACACGGGCAACGGGATCAGCTCCGAACTGGGCTTCCAGGAGCACGTCTTCATCAACCCGGACCTCACGGTGTACCTGCATCGTGAACTGGTCGGCGAATGGGTTCTCCTGGATGCCGTTACGGACATCTCGGCCGGTACCGGCCTTGCCCAGTCCGCCCTCTCCGACGAACAGGGGTCGATCGGCCGCTCGCTGCAGGCGCTGTACGTCGACCGCCGCTGA